A region of Chloracidobacterium sp. DNA encodes the following proteins:
- a CDS encoding NAD-dependent epimerase/dehydratase family protein produces the protein MAKTKALTKIEKKILITGGTGFLGSHVVRQFLEAGEKNLRVMASRVPDWMKDSGVEAIEGSVTDKEDVASAVKNVSAIFHLAGKVSRDNDDAMSMNNIHLQGTRLLCEAAKESGVNTMVLASSSGTIAVSEDEQMFDETYPQPVDVFSRWAYYASKYYQERTAIENFDGKGQRLVIMNPSLLLGPDDERLSSTKVVLDFLAKKIPYSPSGGVNFVDARDAASAFISALEKGKHQDKYLLGAANMTFHDFFGRLERLSGVSAPMLKVPKKLAMAGSSFISSVYKNWGKISPVAPTEVEQAEYFWYFDSSKAEKELGFAPRDPQETLLDTIQYLRENLLGEDVFN, from the coding sequence ATGGCAAAGACAAAGGCATTAACAAAGATTGAAAAGAAAATACTCATTACCGGCGGAACGGGATTTTTGGGTTCGCATGTTGTTCGGCAGTTTTTGGAAGCTGGCGAGAAAAACTTGAGAGTCATGGCATCGCGTGTGCCGGATTGGATGAAAGACTCAGGCGTTGAGGCTATAGAAGGCTCGGTCACTGACAAGGAAGACGTTGCGAGTGCGGTGAAAAATGTCTCAGCGATCTTTCATCTTGCGGGCAAAGTCTCGCGTGACAACGACGATGCGATGTCGATGAATAACATCCATCTACAAGGCACGCGGTTGCTTTGCGAAGCGGCAAAAGAGTCGGGCGTTAACACGATGGTGCTTGCTTCGTCGAGCGGAACTATTGCTGTTAGCGAAGACGAACAGATGTTTGATGAGACCTATCCGCAGCCGGTCGATGTGTTTTCGCGTTGGGCCTATTACGCTTCGAAGTATTATCAGGAACGCACAGCGATCGAGAATTTCGACGGCAAGGGCCAGCGGCTTGTGATCATGAATCCGTCGCTTCTGCTCGGGCCTGACGACGAACGTCTCAGTTCGACAAAGGTTGTGTTGGATTTTCTTGCGAAAAAGATTCCTTACAGTCCGAGCGGCGGTGTTAACTTCGTCGATGCACGCGATGCGGCTTCGGCGTTTATCTCAGCTTTGGAAAAAGGGAAGCATCAAGACAAATATCTGCTCGGTGCTGCGAATATGACGTTTCACGACTTTTTTGGACGGCTCGAAAGACTCAGCGGCGTTTCTGCACCGATGCTGAAAGTTCCAAAGAAACTTGCGATGGCGGGTTCGAGTTTTATCAGTTCGGTTTACAAGAATTGGGGAAAAATTTCTCCCGTCGCACCGACCGAGGTCGAACAGGCAGAATATTTCTGGTATTTCGACTCGTCAAAGGCCGAGAAGGAACTAGGCTTCGCACCACGCGACCCGCAAGAGACGCTTCTGGACACGATCCAATATCTGCGCGAAAATCTCCTCGGCGAAGATGTCTTTAACTAA
- a CDS encoding DUF2088 domain-containing protein yields the protein MALQLRRKTHESIIYIDKDSAPRIMPFGEDFIINDLPVGTRVIYPNPPIKGLPNREAAIRYAVNHPIEMEPLYAMLEPGMRVTIAMDDISLPLPPMQTPDLRQTMLEVVLDMCGANGVDDVHLIIANSLHRKMTAWEMKRMVGTDIYNEYYPDRYYNHDAEDDDNLVTLGVTRHNEPLRVNKRAIESDLLIYLNINLVPMDGGHKSVAVGLCDYESLRAHHDPQTIRESDSYMDPPKSALNHKVIRLGKLVDEQCKVFHIETAINNKMFPDGYDILTRNEDEFSFADRMKWEVMAKTFSKMPRAARRKMLHAIPAQYELIACYAGKTEPVHEKILEKNYQQYEIPVKGQCDILISGIPDISPYNVYSALNPILVQVMALGYHFNMYRNKPLLRKGGVMIITHPCFDEFDHKFHPSYIEFFHRLLPESRDAFYLREKYEREFASNPAYIEMYRRGNAYHGAHAFFMWYWGENGRQHVGKVIVAGAENAHVPEMLGWERADNLTEAIAMARSYMGRNAEITMLHQPIIGLCSVTD from the coding sequence ATGGCCTTGCAACTAAGACGAAAAACACACGAATCGATCATTTACATCGACAAGGATTCCGCGCCGCGGATCATGCCGTTTGGTGAGGATTTTATAATTAACGACTTGCCGGTAGGGACGCGGGTTATTTATCCGAATCCGCCGATCAAGGGGTTGCCTAATCGCGAAGCGGCGATCCGTTATGCCGTAAATCATCCGATCGAGATGGAGCCGCTTTACGCGATGCTCGAACCGGGGATGCGGGTGACGATCGCGATGGATGATATTTCGCTGCCGCTGCCGCCGATGCAGACGCCTGACTTAAGGCAGACGATGCTCGAGGTCGTGCTGGATATGTGCGGGGCGAATGGCGTTGATGACGTGCATCTGATCATCGCAAATTCGCTCCACCGCAAGATGACGGCGTGGGAAATGAAGCGGATGGTCGGCACCGACATTTACAACGAATACTACCCCGACCGCTATTACAATCACGACGCCGAGGACGACGACAACCTCGTTACGCTGGGCGTCACGCGGCACAACGAACCGCTGCGGGTCAACAAACGTGCGATCGAGAGCGACCTGCTTATTTATTTAAACATTAATCTCGTCCCGATGGACGGCGGCCACAAATCAGTCGCGGTGGGGCTTTGTGATTACGAATCTCTGCGTGCTCATCACGATCCACAGACGATCCGCGAGTCGGATTCGTATATGGATCCGCCCAAATCCGCCTTGAATCACAAGGTAATTCGCCTCGGCAAACTCGTCGATGAGCAGTGCAAGGTATTTCACATTGAGACGGCGATTAATAACAAGATGTTTCCCGACGGTTACGACATTTTAACTCGGAACGAGGACGAATTCTCATTTGCAGATCGCATGAAATGGGAAGTGATGGCCAAAACCTTCTCAAAAATGCCGCGTGCCGCTCGGCGAAAAATGCTACACGCGATCCCGGCTCAGTATGAGTTGATCGCTTGTTATGCGGGAAAGACCGAACCGGTTCACGAGAAGATCCTTGAAAAGAACTATCAGCAGTATGAGATTCCGGTCAAAGGCCAGTGCGACATTTTGATCTCGGGCATTCCCGACATCTCGCCGTATAACGTCTATTCGGCGCTTAATCCGATCCTTGTTCAGGTGATGGCGCTTGGGTATCACTTTAATATGTATCGCAACAAGCCTTTGTTGAGAAAAGGCGGTGTGATGATAATTACTCATCCGTGTTTTGACGAATTCGACCATAAGTTTCACCCGTCGTACATCGAGTTTTTCCATCGCTTGCTGCCGGAATCGCGTGATGCGTTTTATCTGCGCGAAAAATACGAACGCGAATTTGCTTCGAATCCGGCCTACATCGAGATGTACCGCCGCGGCAACGCCTATCACGGAGCCCACGCCTTTTTTATGTGGTACTGGGGCGAGAACGGCCGCCAACACGTCGGCAAAGTAATCGTCGCCGGTGCAGAAAACGCCCACGTTCCCGAAATGCTCGGCTGGGAACGCGCCGACAACCTAACCGAAGCCATCGCCATGGCCCGCAGCTACATGGGCCGCAACGCCGAGATAACGATGCTGCATCAGCCGATAATTGGGCTGTGCAGTGTGACAGATTAA
- a CDS encoding class I SAM-dependent methyltransferase: MQSTQMTPEMDALKSKLRATWIAGDFGVIARSIEEGGREFVERLYLKPGMKVLDVACGTGNLALPAARIGANVTGVDIAPNLIEQAIANAEREGLKAKFDVGDAEAMPYQDGEFDVVMTMFGAMFAPRPDVTASELKRVCKSGGLIAMANWTPEGFTGAMFKTNAKHVPPPPGMSPPLQWGMEDLVRERFAEGISNLEMRRVPIMFYFDIPPADVVEHFRMYFGPTQKAFESLDTEGQAALRTDLENLWTEHNQGTDGTTKVESEYLEVRAIKA; the protein is encoded by the coding sequence ATGCAAAGTACACAAATGACTCCCGAAATGGATGCTCTTAAAAGTAAACTGCGGGCGACTTGGATCGCCGGTGATTTTGGCGTGATCGCACGATCTATTGAAGAAGGCGGACGCGAATTTGTTGAGCGACTTTATCTGAAACCGGGGATGAAGGTCCTTGATGTCGCTTGCGGTACAGGAAATCTTGCGCTTCCTGCGGCTCGTATTGGCGCAAATGTTACCGGTGTTGATATCGCTCCTAACCTGATCGAACAGGCGATCGCGAATGCGGAACGCGAAGGACTAAAAGCAAAATTCGATGTCGGCGACGCTGAGGCAATGCCGTATCAGGACGGTGAGTTTGACGTCGTAATGACGATGTTCGGAGCGATGTTCGCACCGCGTCCTGACGTTACAGCAAGCGAGTTGAAACGCGTCTGCAAAAGCGGCGGCCTGATCGCGATGGCAAACTGGACGCCTGAGGGTTTTACGGGTGCGATGTTCAAGACAAACGCCAAACACGTTCCGCCTCCGCCCGGAATGTCACCGCCGCTGCAATGGGGAATGGAAGACCTCGTCCGAGAACGCTTCGCCGAAGGCATCTCAAATCTCGAAATGCGGCGCGTTCCGATCATGTTCTATTTCGACATACCGCCCGCTGATGTGGTCGAGCATTTCAGGATGTATTTCGGCCCGACGCAGAAGGCCTTCGAGTCGCTCGACACCGAAGGACAGGCCGCCCTGCGCACCGACCTTGAGAATTTGTGGACGGAACACAATCAAGGAACTGACGGAACGACAAAGGTCGAGTCCGAGTATCTTGAGGTTCGTGCAATAAAAGCGTAA
- a CDS encoding AMP-binding protein, which translates to MKLSPTEIFKGKKIFFIGGTGFVGKVTLSMLLHNFPDIGKVYATVRARDAAESKIRFWTSIVTSPTFDPLREKYGDGFEDFIKSKVVPVNGDVGNEYLGLDEKDAQKIMRDTDIIINGAGNVTFNPPLESALRTNVVGSNNIIKMARMMKKPRLVHVSTCFVAGKRSGPIWENEPVVGYFPRRDELVGTKFDVNQEVEDCARLSEQARQEADDAVQAAKFREQARQRFIEEGRDPDDEAELKSAIFRERKMWIRERTTELGAERAEYWGWTNIYTYSKSLAEQIIASQDDIAKILVRPSIVESSNQYPFPGWNEGFTTTAPLILIALRGQPIIPVNEKLILDIIPVDMVAGAILAATMNAIVDPKPPLVFQASSGDSNPNDMKRIVGLVGLYKRQHFEDKETGSKIVNKLAGMVEASSVTQRTYELTSAPMLNRIAKQADNLMDRMTPRWGGGRIGNIVSDLKKSTESFKETTQATMDAFAMFKPFMIDNEYLYRSDNVRALHSLIKEKEKELLPWYPERLDWYDYWLNVHFPGMRKWVLPQLEEDLKAVEKRSYTYKDLLDLFDTSVKRFPTRVAMRIERDGRKEQYTFEDVRELTLRAAGFLAQKGIKHNDRVILFSNNMPEWGMTYFGILKAGATAIPIDPASTVDEIIAFAKAGEASGIVISPKLAGDNPDLKKKLKESKLEVSVWTFDDVFEIQSETEEAKRNALLPEKIHSTSVASLIFTSGTTGTPKAVMLSHKNFVNMISMLSSVLDMDITDGVLSVLPMHHTFEFSAGFLTPFSNGTQITYLNELTAEDLSRTIENGHVTGMVGVPALWEMLHRRIKTRLREKGDWIADLADNVIEFNAWIRDNTPFNLGPIVFLPIHQGMGGKMRYLISGGSALSEKVQKDLHGLGFTVLEGYGLTESSPVLTVARPGNKLLRGSVGKPLPGVEVKIDSPDDNGVGEVLARGQNVMVGYYNNEEATEAVLNDRWLKTGDLGRLDEDGNLFIVGRSKDVIIDSNGKNIYPDEIEDLYGKSPLIKEMSVVGLPDDDGGEKIAALVVPDYERDIALTRTEVNKQVEGHFREVSAGLAFFKRVKVLHMTPFELPRTATRKVKRPEVVEMLQTLENRSKTKAKTVSDSKGDDNMLWIRKIVASVSNRPLSDIAVEDKLADLGFDSLMFVELQAAVEDAGGRIPSPDTLNEVQSVRELLTVVLRVDKSKKLADEPRVETKKEEDEIYIPSIVQRVGNAAVSLATDALYDSVLQTHIEGESNVPQHVNFIVAPNHTSHLDTGLVKKALGKDVAEQTVAVAAADYWFDTKYKRAYMNNFTTLVPIERTGSLRQSLRHVTQILNDGYNALIFPEGGRQESGEISEFKPIIGYLALNQKIGILPIYIWGTYEAFPKGTIIPKGSSVGAKIGAKVGRFLEYDELKKMTEGVPNTEAYRLIAARVQHEVERMRDGSRAKFDVDAIRKQWKAERRRSRKSEPVIED; encoded by the coding sequence ATGAAGCTTTCACCAACAGAAATATTTAAGGGCAAGAAGATCTTCTTTATCGGCGGGACGGGCTTTGTGGGGAAGGTTACGTTGTCGATGCTGCTGCATAATTTTCCGGATATCGGGAAGGTTTATGCGACGGTGCGTGCGCGGGATGCGGCGGAATCGAAGATCCGGTTTTGGACGAGCATTGTCACGAGTCCGACGTTTGATCCGCTGCGTGAGAAGTACGGTGATGGATTTGAAGATTTTATTAAATCTAAGGTCGTGCCAGTTAATGGCGATGTAGGTAACGAGTATCTTGGGCTTGATGAAAAAGACGCGCAGAAGATAATGCGGGACACGGACATCATTATTAATGGTGCCGGAAATGTGACGTTTAATCCGCCCCTCGAAAGTGCTCTCAGGACAAATGTCGTCGGTTCGAACAACATCATCAAGATGGCGCGGATGATGAAAAAGCCTCGCCTTGTTCATGTTTCGACGTGTTTTGTCGCGGGCAAACGTTCTGGGCCGATCTGGGAAAACGAGCCGGTCGTTGGATATTTTCCGCGTCGTGATGAGCTTGTCGGAACAAAGTTTGATGTTAATCAAGAGGTTGAGGATTGCGCACGTTTGAGTGAACAGGCTCGGCAGGAGGCTGACGATGCTGTGCAGGCAGCGAAGTTTCGCGAGCAGGCTCGCCAGCGATTTATCGAAGAAGGCCGCGATCCGGATGATGAGGCAGAGCTTAAATCAGCGATCTTTCGCGAACGCAAAATGTGGATCCGTGAACGGACGACCGAGCTTGGAGCAGAGCGTGCTGAGTATTGGGGTTGGACGAATATCTACACCTATTCAAAATCTCTTGCTGAGCAAATAATTGCGTCGCAGGATGACATCGCGAAGATCCTTGTTCGTCCGAGCATCGTTGAATCTTCAAATCAATATCCCTTTCCAGGCTGGAACGAAGGCTTTACGACGACAGCACCGCTTATATTGATCGCACTGCGCGGACAGCCGATAATTCCCGTCAATGAAAAGCTGATTCTCGATATTATTCCCGTCGATATGGTTGCGGGTGCAATACTCGCTGCCACAATGAATGCAATTGTTGATCCAAAACCGCCGCTTGTTTTTCAGGCGTCGTCGGGCGATTCGAACCCGAACGATATGAAGCGCATCGTCGGTCTCGTCGGCCTCTACAAACGCCAGCATTTTGAGGACAAAGAGACAGGCAGCAAGATCGTTAACAAGCTCGCCGGTATGGTCGAGGCTTCGTCGGTCACGCAGCGGACTTATGAATTGACCAGCGCGCCGATGCTCAACCGTATTGCGAAACAAGCTGACAATCTGATGGATCGCATGACACCGCGTTGGGGCGGCGGTCGTATCGGCAACATCGTTTCGGATCTAAAGAAATCGACCGAGAGTTTCAAAGAAACTACTCAAGCAACAATGGATGCGTTTGCAATGTTCAAGCCGTTCATGATCGATAACGAGTATCTGTATCGCTCGGACAATGTTCGAGCGTTGCACTCGCTCATCAAAGAAAAGGAAAAGGAACTGTTGCCTTGGTACCCCGAACGTCTCGACTGGTACGACTATTGGCTCAACGTCCATTTTCCTGGAATGAGAAAATGGGTGCTGCCGCAGCTTGAGGAAGATCTGAAGGCCGTTGAAAAGCGATCTTATACATATAAAGACCTGCTCGATCTTTTCGATACATCGGTCAAGCGTTTTCCGACGCGTGTTGCGATGCGAATCGAGCGTGATGGCCGCAAAGAGCAATACACATTCGAAGACGTTCGTGAATTAACGTTGCGTGCAGCAGGTTTTCTGGCACAAAAAGGCATTAAGCATAACGATCGCGTCATTTTGTTTTCGAATAACATGCCCGAATGGGGAATGACGTATTTTGGCATTTTGAAAGCAGGAGCGACGGCAATTCCGATCGATCCGGCAAGTACGGTTGATGAGATCATCGCGTTTGCAAAGGCTGGCGAAGCTTCTGGAATTGTCATTAGTCCGAAACTCGCCGGCGATAATCCCGATCTCAAAAAGAAACTTAAAGAATCCAAGCTGGAAGTATCGGTGTGGACTTTTGATGATGTTTTTGAAATTCAGTCTGAGACGGAAGAAGCAAAACGCAACGCGCTTTTACCGGAGAAGATCCATTCGACATCGGTTGCGTCGTTGATCTTTACGTCGGGCACGACAGGCACGCCAAAGGCGGTGATGTTGTCACATAAGAATTTCGTCAACATGATTTCGATGCTCTCGTCAGTGCTCGACATGGACATCACGGACGGCGTGTTGTCGGTGTTGCCGATGCATCATACGTTCGAGTTTTCGGCCGGTTTTCTTACACCGTTTTCAAACGGAACTCAGATCACATATCTAAACGAACTGACCGCCGAAGACCTTTCGCGCACTATCGAGAACGGACATGTGACGGGAATGGTTGGCGTGCCGGCTTTGTGGGAGATGCTTCATCGCCGTATCAAAACGCGGCTTCGGGAAAAGGGTGATTGGATCGCCGATCTGGCTGACAACGTGATCGAATTTAACGCATGGATTCGCGACAACACGCCGTTCAATCTTGGCCCGATCGTCTTTTTGCCGATTCACCAAGGTATGGGCGGCAAGATGCGGTATCTTATTTCGGGCGGATCCGCTTTGTCGGAAAAAGTTCAAAAAGACCTGCACGGCCTAGGCTTCACTGTTCTCGAAGGCTACGGGCTGACCGAATCTTCACCTGTGCTGACTGTCGCTCGTCCTGGCAATAAATTATTGCGTGGAAGCGTTGGCAAACCGTTGCCGGGCGTTGAGGTCAAGATCGATTCGCCGGACGACAACGGCGTTGGCGAAGTGCTGGCTCGCGGACAGAATGTGATGGTCGGCTATTACAACAATGAAGAGGCAACCGAGGCAGTTCTGAATGATCGTTGGCTTAAAACTGGTGACCTTGGACGGCTGGACGAGGATGGAAACTTGTTTATTGTCGGGCGTTCAAAAGATGTCATCATCGATTCGAACGGCAAAAATATTTATCCCGACGAGATCGAAGACCTTTACGGCAAGTCGCCTTTGATCAAAGAAATGAGCGTTGTCGGATTGCCGGATGATGACGGCGGTGAAAAGATCGCTGCTCTCGTTGTCCCCGATTACGAGCGCGACATCGCCCTTACAAGAACGGAAGTGAACAAGCAGGTTGAAGGGCATTTTAGGGAAGTTTCCGCCGGGTTGGCGTTTTTCAAGCGTGTAAAGGTTCTTCATATGACGCCGTTTGAATTGCCGCGAACAGCGACTCGAAAAGTAAAACGTCCTGAGGTTGTCGAGATGCTTCAGACGCTCGAAAATCGCTCGAAAACGAAGGCAAAAACTGTTTCCGATTCAAAAGGTGACGACAACATGCTCTGGATCCGCAAGATCGTTGCGAGCGTTTCGAACAGGCCGCTGTCAGACATCGCTGTCGAAGACAAACTTGCTGATCTTGGTTTCGATTCGCTGATGTTTGTCGAACTGCAAGCGGCGGTTGAAGATGCAGGCGGACGCATTCCATCGCCGGATACTTTGAACGAAGTTCAATCGGTTCGCGAGTTGCTGACCGTCGTTCTACGTGTTGATAAATCCAAGAAACTTGCTGACGAACCGCGTGTCGAAACAAAGAAAGAAGAGGATGAAATTTACATTCCTTCTATCGTGCAGCGTGTGGGCAACGCGGCTGTTAGCCTTGCGACTGATGCTCTTTATGATTCTGTTCTTCAGACACACATCGAGGGCGAGTCGAACGTGCCGCAGCACGTGAATTTTATCGTCGCTCCAAATCACACATCGCATCTTGATACGGGCCTGGTCAAAAAAGCTTTGGGTAAAGATGTGGCTGAACAGACGGTTGCTGTTGCGGCGGCGGATTACTGGTTCGATACAAAATACAAGCGTGCGTATATGAACAATTTCACGACGCTTGTGCCGATCGAACGCACCGGCTCGTTGAGACAGTCGCTTCGTCATGTAACGCAGATATTGAACGACGGTTACAACGCTCTCATCTTTCCCGAAGGCGGCCGTCAAGAATCGGGCGAGATCTCTGAGTTCAAACCGATCATCGGCTACCTCGCTCTCAATCAGAAGATCGGGATTTTGCCTATCTATATTTGGGGAACTTACGAGGCGTTTCCAAAGGGAACGATCATTCCAAAGGGAAGCAGTGTCGGAGCAAAGATCGGTGCAAAGGTCGGAAGATTTTTGGAATATGACGAACTCAAAAAAATGACAGAAGGCGTGCCGAACACCGAAGCGTATCGGCTCATAGCTGCTCGCGTTCAACACGAAGTCGAACGTATGCGTGACGGAAGCCGTGCTAAATTTGACGTCGATGCGATCCGAAAACAATGGAAAGCAGAACGACGGCGTTCTCGAAAATCGGAGCCTGTGATCGAGGATTAG
- a CDS encoding HAD-IB family hydrolase — translation MNKNGQAAAFYDLEGTLVSTNLVHTLAFYAKRQQGLWQTAKKSVGTLARLPFFGVADLYSRNVFNEVFFKSYSGFSQDRLRYFSDELFEEVLKPAIFPGTHDLIAKGKKIGHRQIVITGALDFTIERLMDYLGIDDYKANHMEFVNGYSTGRIIPPVMASATKAQWIREYAERENINLSDSYAYSDSISDLPMLSIVGHPVAVCPDFRLKQTALQHDWAILDLK, via the coding sequence ATGAATAAAAACGGACAAGCAGCGGCATTTTACGACCTTGAAGGCACATTGGTGAGCACCAATCTCGTCCACACGCTCGCCTTTTATGCCAAGCGTCAGCAAGGCCTGTGGCAGACGGCCAAAAAAAGCGTTGGGACTTTGGCAAGACTGCCGTTTTTTGGCGTCGCCGATCTGTATTCGCGAAATGTTTTTAACGAGGTCTTTTTCAAAAGCTACTCGGGCTTTTCGCAGGACCGTTTGCGGTATTTTTCTGATGAGCTTTTCGAAGAAGTGCTAAAACCCGCGATCTTTCCCGGCACACACGACCTCATAGCCAAAGGCAAAAAGATCGGACATCGGCAGATCGTTATCACCGGCGCTTTGGATTTTACGATCGAACGGCTGATGGACTATCTCGGCATCGACGATTACAAGGCGAACCATATGGAGTTCGTAAACGGTTATTCCACAGGCCGCATTATCCCGCCAGTAATGGCCTCGGCCACAAAGGCACAATGGATACGCGAATACGCTGAGCGAGAGAATATCAATCTCTCGGACTCATACGCATATTCCGACAGCATTTCGGACTTACCTATGCTGTCGATAGTCGGACATCCGGTCGCAGTGTGTCCGGACTTCAGATTGAAGCAGACGGCGTTGCAGCATGATTGGGCAATTTTGGATTTGAAATGA
- the coaD gene encoding pantetheine-phosphate adenylyltransferase: MMRRAIFPGSFDPLTNGHLDIIKRSTPLFDEMIVAVLNNADKHPMFSVEERCEMIREVIPTVETGNCKLIVDSFSGLTADFARNSGATAIVRGIRAVSDYEYELRMALMNRRLEPSIETVFLMAGEEYSYVSSTLMKQVFELGGRVAGLIPGLVEDRMRSKKK, encoded by the coding sequence ATTATGAGGCGAGCTATTTTTCCGGGTTCATTCGACCCTTTAACTAACGGCCATCTCGATATTATTAAGCGAAGCACACCGCTTTTTGACGAGATGATCGTCGCAGTTCTAAATAATGCGGACAAACATCCGATGTTTTCGGTTGAAGAACGCTGTGAAATGATCCGCGAGGTTATCCCGACCGTCGAAACAGGAAATTGCAAGCTCATAGTCGATAGCTTTTCCGGCCTAACCGCTGATTTCGCCCGTAATAGTGGGGCAACCGCGATCGTTCGAGGCATCCGGGCCGTAAGCGATTACGAATACGAGCTAAGAATGGCCCTAATGAACCGCCGCCTCGAACCATCAATCGAAACGGTATTTCTGATGGCAGGCGAAGAATATTCCTATGTTTCATCGACGCTCATGAAACAGGTCTTCGAACTAGGCGGCCGCGTAGCCGGATTGATCCCCGGGCTTGTCGAAGACCGCATGCGAAGCAAAAAGAAATAG